In Cutaneotrichosporon cavernicola HIS019 DNA, chromosome: 1, one DNA window encodes the following:
- a CDS encoding uncharacterized protein (mfs general substrate transporter), with product MDEKKNYSNDIVEAERTDSKGPEVRDEFPEPDKEVFRKAMFKLDCAFLPAVTLIYFLSFLDRANIGNAKAAGLMTDLKLTNHQYSIALTVTYVPYIVAELPLTLLIRKIGPHILMPALMLAWGIVTTFQGFVTNYAGLLACRFFLGAAEGAILPCCITYLSTFYTRTRLGKRMALFFSATSLAGAFSGLLAAAIVNMDGLGGKRGWAWIFIIEGLITVVYAVICFWILPRDPSAVGYLSPEEKQAVIQALDIDRPPAEVHEELTARSVIGILGAPQMWLVCGALFCSGTALFSMAYFSPTIVQSLGHKGIMTQLYSVPPYVCSTALSLVVCFYSDRWHLRGPFIIFSAALSLIGYALFLGSKNPHVRYASLFFQVMGAYVSAPLTSTWMPNNLAPFYRRVTGIVCGFIVTNCGGILSTWLFPTTEAPNYKRGTSILLALCVGMGLFSAANMVFLAWKNRKRAAMGAFDKGGPELDDQTELGDKSVHFKFIL from the exons tgcgcgacgagtTCCCCGAGCCCGACAAGGAGGTGTTCCGCAAGGCAATGTTCAAGCTCGACtgcgccttcctcccagccgtcaccctcatctacttcctctccttcctcgaccgcgccaaTATCGGTAACGCCAAGGCTGCAGGGTTAATGACCGACCTCAAACTCACAAACCATCAATACTCTATCGCCCTTACAGTCACATATGTGCCATACATTGTCGCCGAGTTgcccctcaccctcctcatccgcaAGAT CGGCCCACACATCCTCATGCCGGCTCTAATGCTTGCTTGGGGAATCGTCACGACTTTCCAAGGCTTTGTGACCAACTACGCTGGACTACTTGCCTGTCGATtcttcctcggcgcagCAGAAGGAGCTATTCTCCCATGCTGCATCACTTACCTCTCCACCTTTTACACTCGCACACGGCTGGGCAAACGCATGGCCCTCTTCTTCAGTGCTACTTCACTTGCTGGCGCTTTTTCGGGCCTCCTCGCAGCAGCCATTGTCAACATGGACGGTCTTGGGGGTAAACGCGGCTGGGCGTGGATCTTCATCATCGAAGGCCTCATTACCGTCGTCTACGCCGTCATCTGTTTCTGGATCTTGCCGCGCGACCCAAGCGCAGTCGGATATCTCAGCCCCGAGGAGAAACAGGCCGTCATCCAAGCACTCGACATTGACCGTCCTCCCGCCGAAGTCCATGAGGAACTCACGGCCCGCAGCGTGATTGGTATCCTCGGCGCCCCGCAGATGTGGCTCGTATGCGGTGCCCTCTTCTGTTCAGGAACAgccctcttctccatgGCCTACTTCTCGCCCACGATCGTCCAGTCTCTCGGTCACAAGGGAATCATGACCCAACTCTACTCGGTCCCACCCTACGTTTGCTCGAccgccctctccctcgtcgtctgctTCTACTCGGACAGATGGCACCTCCGCGGTCCATTCATCATCTTCTCAGCCGCCCTCTCTCTTATCGGGTACgcgctcttcctcggctCCAAGAACCCGCACGTCCGCTACGCCTCCCTCTTCTTCCAGGTCATGGGCGCGTATGTGTCGGCCCCGCTCACCTCGACGTGGATGCccaacaacctcgcccCATTTTACCGCCGCGTCACAGGTATCGTGTGCGGCTTCATCGTCACCAACTGTGGCGGTATCCTCTCCACCTGGCTCTTCCCCACCACCGAGGCGCCAAACTACAAGCGCGGCACCTCTattctcctcgccctctgcGTCGGTATGGGCCTCTTCTCGGCTGCCAACATGGTCTTCCTCGCTTGGAAAAATCGTAAGCGTGCGGCTATGGGTGCGTTTGACAAGGGCGGGCcagagctcgacgaccagaccgagcttggcgacaaGAGTGTGCACTTCAAGTTCATCCTCTAG